From the Theileria equi strain WA chromosome 4 map unlocalized gcontig_1105316255041, whole genome shotgun sequence genome, one window contains:
- a CDS encoding hypothetical protein (encoded by transcript BEWA_048020A): MDNDEIYKSINKMSTKLAKIENEIKLKTLKLSKINRENMDKVNGIKSKLDDEISTKDLQIRTLIKQLDELHTALAISHQRELEMASKIPGSETRAHLSRLSSTSNYGSLVVRRGVGDYLTEFGKTAHIPSNSMESLNSESCTVKSDKSKSQHGTDKEYPCRRGMCTEEYRDERADSEYMSSKNSTIGRLGAGRTRLAEDMGLSQYSGSVRVIRNYPIKPKNSIETKAWPKFLPRASTSLEVNARQVARTQAQVCFLPLSTTPQADLPQQRCPNSRNMRIPSGVPQLVTPTVDSFGNVSNANAGRVAPEVPRNHEAEKRISGLERELIETKIALATSETMKDLEISNLVRAKDQ; encoded by the exons ATGGACAATGACGAAATCTACAAAAGCATAAACAAGATGAGCACGAAATTGGCCAAGATAGAAAATGAGATTAAGCTTAAAACCTTAAAGTTGAGCAAGATTAATCGTGAAAACATGGACAAGGTGAATGGGATAAAGAGCAAACTTGACGATGAGATTAGTACCAAGGATCTTCAGATTCGCACCCTAATCAAACAGCTTGACGAGTTGCATACTGCACTTGCGATATCGCACCAAAGGGAACTAGAAATGGCGAGTAAGATTCCAGGCAGTGAGACAAGGGCTCACTTGAGCAGGCTGTCTAGCACATCTAACTATGGCTCTCTTGTTGTAAGGAGAGGGGTAGGAGATTATCTTACAGAGTTTGGCAAAACAGCTCATATCCCTTCAAATTCGATGGAATCCCTCAATTCTGAAAGTTGCACAGTCAAGAGCGATAAGTCCAAAAGTCAGCACGGAACGGACAAGGAGTACCCATGTAGACGGGGAATGTGCACTGAAGAATACAGGGATGAGAGAGCAGACAGCGAGTACATGAGCAGCAAGAATAGCACGATTGGGAGACTCGGAGCCGGAAGGACCAGGCTTGCTGAAGATATGGGTCTTTCACAATACAGTGGCTCAGTCAGAGTCATTAGGAACTACCCAATCAAGCCAAAGAACTCAATTGAGACCAAAGCATGGCCCAAATTCTTGCCCCGTGCAAGTACATCGCTAGAGGTTAACGCCAGACAAGTCGCCAGAACGCAGGCtcaggtttgttttctCCCGTTATCCACGACCCCTCAGGCCGACCTACCGCAACAACGATGCCCAAACTCGAGGAACATGCGCATTCCTTCTGGAGTTCCGCAGCTAGTGACGCCCACTGTTGACAGCTTTGGCAACGTCTCAAACGCCAACGCCG GAAGGGTGGCACCTGAGGTCCCCCGGAACCACGAGGCGGAAAAGAGGATAAGCGGTCTTGAGCGCGAGCTCATAGAGACCAAAATCGCACTGGCGACCAGCGAGACGATGAAggatttggaaatttcaAACCTTGTGAGAGCCAAGGACCAATAA
- a CDS encoding signal peptide containing protein (encoded by transcript BEWA_048050A) has translation MRAFLLFSSVLFIRFVHSVETSKNDGFEEMFRVRDTTLDLSDPDETIFNKVEDPFDGVGFISYAPVKGTVMKSVRDGFRGIWNAQDNQLCSDAKVYKKDGTMLLSLYVRTGNLSKLNHYRRVDGEWNGLNDEEFNKVIEELRDVPEKPSGDENIVVTLHKRRGEKPRFKACKNGLDWVDISKEEFHQKVKEAESAPVDLVPSGATLYLDNTDTVLFDLSKGFYKGIVCKDYTPKVGVYAVKVVDGQEQVWAAEKRGEYCVNGSGLAKGEHRLLYLRLYKEVKYVQRYFEKLDGAWSEVNEDGFNKSYKEMKNRPVAYELELTNADPERVSVVEREEDGTMYREFTPKKNADIVSVLDHRNVIWVNHAGTKCTAVVHSSKGKSALLLVRLDDGSGGTLEDYLDKKPGLGWVSVPEEEYYSRYQSMKTEVAEVEDPEDLSENVQDLPHPDGYTLNLAHVILSEFTVTKPDANTLVYRTLGTEPLLSVVDGKVEIWTASGNEKCLSVHLHSKGELLLLALAFDRQNSGKYFKKEGDEWNSIGDAEFVTSLLS, from the coding sequence ATGAGGGCGTTTTTGTTGTTTTCATCGGTGCTTTTCATTAGGTTCGTGCACTCGGTGGAGACTTCCAAGAATGACGGCTTTGAGGAGATGTTCAGAGTTCGCGATACTACACTTGACCTTTCGGACCCGGACGAGACCATTTTCAACAAAGTAGAGGATCCATTCGATGGCGTTGGCTTCATTTCATACGCACCGGTCAAAGGAACAGTCATGAAGTCGGTCAGGGACGGCTTCCGTGGAATCTGGAATGCTCAGGATAATCAGCTCTGCTCGGACGCCAAAGTCTACAAGAAGGACGGAACGATGCTCCTAAGCCTCTACGTGAGGACGGGAAACCTCTCAAAGCTGAATCACTATAGGAGAgtggatggagaatggaacGGACTGAATGATGAAGAGTTTAACAAAGTCATAGAGGAACTCAGGGACGTCCCAGAAAAACCATCTGGAGACGAAAATATCGTAGTCACACTTCATAAGAGAAGAGGAGAGAAGCCAAGGTTTAAGGCTTGCAAAAATGGGCTCGATTGGGTGGATATAAGTAAAGAAGAGTTCCATCAAAAAGTCAAAGAGGCAGAAAGCGCTCCGGTAGATCTCGTTCCTTCTGGCGCAACACTTTATCTCGATAACACAGACACTGTTCTCTTTGACCTCTCAAAGGGATTTTATAAGGGAATCGTCTGTAAGGACTATACCCCCAAAGTTGGTGTCTATGCAGTCAAGGTGGTTGACGGTCAGGAACAGGTATGGGCAGCTGAAAAACGGGGTGAATACTGCGTGAATGGATCTGGACTCGCCAAGGGTGAGCATAGACTCTTGTATCTACGTCTCTACAAGGAGGTAAAGTATGTGCAAAGgtactttgagaaactgGATGGAGCATGGAGCGAAGTCAACGAGGATGGATTTAACAAGAGCTACaaggagatgaagaatagacCTGTAGCCTACGAACTAGAACTTACCAATGCGGATCCTGAAAGGGTAAGCGTTGTAGAGagggaagaagatggaaCAATGTATCGTGAATTCACCCCAAAGAAGAACGCGGATATCGTTTCTGTTCTAGATCACAGGAATGTTATATGGGTAAATCATGCGGGAACCAAATGCACAGCAGTGGTACACTCTTCAAAGGGAAAATCGGCCCTGTTACTCGTACGTCTTGATGATGGCAGTGGCGGTACCCTTGAGGACTACCTTGACAAGAAGCCAGGTCTTGGATGGGTCTCCGTACCAGAAGAGGAATATTATTCAAGATACCAGAGCATGAAAACCGAGGTTGCCGAAGTCGAAGACCCTGAAGATCTCTCTGAAAATGTACAGGATCTCCCTCATCCCGATGGATACACTCTCAACCTCGCCCATGTAATTCTCTCCGAGTTCACCGTAACTAAACCTGATGCAAATACTCTAGTCTACCGTACATTGGGTACAGAACCCCTACTCTCGGTAGTTGATGGCAAGGTAGAAATATGGACTGCCTCCGGGAATGAAAAATGTCTTTCTGTCCACCTCCATTCAAAGGGTGAATTGTTGCTACTTGCACTCGCTTTTGATCGCCAAAACTCtggaaaatattttaaaaaggaagGTGACGAATGGAACTCAATCGGGGATGCCGAATTCGTCACGAGCCTCCTAAGCTAA
- a CDS encoding hypothetical protein (encoded by transcript BEWA_048070A), with protein sequence MVNVDLDIGPAKRNISQSESIKGTFESNGPSGYTKYVYKKSNSGTFTLSRLSYGGKKFTLIVTTSIHDVSKVVVYFKQVEGTLLAIHVSTNVKQYYYTNYNTSTSINEYSWFDEFITVCGKVLDESTEIKEILENIDKNTRLYYYRLSSGIKGNLWRSNDIVFNLTKNPKNNYSSELTDVAISPKQVETAIAGYNKVKHEIASEPFFVRKIELSSGDIQLGNEVPNVPIREFNAYYSTSDSGYSNPLLVLLDVKQQEDVDQYKYIPNKYLLSKTEDTKNWDIRRIDGSLGDKELRKVLENIVVNQRLIVEKLEENVQKKLTDISKDLIIYITRDFSVDNKNVGSYDSEGKTVYYKKYTGNGYTRIKHCYTFFSFTVREINFDDNHSISGNLPSSNNTVYSLSSYSTAISNGNSGNPLLLYLYYGEKDHWLKRQCADITWKEHNDNSTPTSDVDSEKINKLLEELKIPNVQINISQNGQYQPTGNTLQFSVNGSEYPPGSGFWKFEHAMSTLKQPFTVKSVMHGTILLNGIELTDLLEKVTAYYYGGNPSDEKKLLFVELLRKDGQNKHVYYSRPLVTGYSWTMEERSTKLDEVKLKQMLDALKTAHFPESPTTTIVGSSIGSGLGGAGLGALTMWKGPAILARLITRL encoded by the coding sequence atggtCAATGTAGATTTGGACATTGGACCAGCCAAACGGAACATTTCTCAAAGTGAAAGCATAAAAGGAACTTTTGAATCCAATGGTCCTTCTGGATATACTAAGTACGTCTACAAAAAGTCCAATAGTGGCACTTTCACATTATCTAGATTATCATATGGTGGAAAAAAGTTTACTCTTATAGTTACAACTTCCATACATGATGTTTCAAAAGTAGTGGTATATTTTAAACAGGTTGAGGGTACACTTTTGGCTATACATGTTAGTACAAATGTCAAGCAGTATTACTACACCAATTATAATACTAGCACATCTATAAACGAGTACTCTTGGTTTGATGAATTTATAACTGTATGTGGTAAGGTACTTGACGAGTCCACGGAGATTAAAGAGATACTAgaaaatatagacaaaaaTACCAGGCTTTACTATTACAGACTTAGTAGCGGTATAAAGGGAAACCTCTGGAGAAGTAATGATATAGTCTTCAATCTTACAAAAAACCCTAAGAACAACTATAGCTCTGAACTTACAGATGTAGCAATATCGCCTAAACAAGTTGAAACAGCGATCGCAGGATACAACAAGGTTAAACACGAAATAGCGAGTGAACCATTTTTTGTAAGGAAGATCGAACTCTCCAGTGGTGATATTCAACTTGGAAATGAGGTTCCAAACGTTCCCATTAGAGAGTTTAATGCATACTACAGTACTTCCGATTCAGGCTATTCTAACCCCCTATTGGTTTTGTTAGATGTAAAGCAACAAGAAGATGTAGATCAGTATAAATATATCCCTAATAAATACCTCTTATCTAAAACTGAGGATACTAAAAATTGGGACATTCGTAGGATTGATGGATCTCTAGGAGATAAGGAACTTAGGAAAGTGCTTGAAAATATTGTGGTAAATCAAAGACTCATCGTTGAGAAACTTGAGgaaaatgttcaaaaaAAGCTCACAGACATCTCAAAGGATCTCATAATTTACATCACCAGAGATTTTTCAGTTGATAATAAGAATGTTGGAAGCTATGATTCAGAGGGAAAAACTGTTTACTACAAGAAGTATACGGGGAATGGGTATACTAGGATTAAACACTgctatacattttttagCTTTACCGTACGAGAgataaattttgatgataatCATTCTATCTCTGGTAACCTTCCTTCTTCCAACAATACTGTTTACAGTCTTAGTTCCTACTCTACTGCCATCTCAAATggaaattctggaaatccTCTATTGCTTTATCTTTACTACGGAGAAAAGGATCACTGGCTAAAGAGACAATGTGCAGATATTACCTGGAAAGAGCATAATGATAATAGCACCCCAACCAGTGATGTGGATTCTGAGAAGATAAATAAACTCCTTGAGGAGCTAAAGATTCCCAATGTTCAAATAAATATTTCTCAGAATGGTCAATACCAACCTACTGGAAATACTCTTCAGTTCTCTGTCAATGGCAGTGAATATCCTCCTGGATCTGGTTTTTGGAAGTTTGAACATGCTATGAGTACATTAAAGCAACCCTTTACAGTCAAGAGTGTTATGCATGGAACTATCCTTCTGAATGGTATAGAGCTCACTGATCTTCTTGAGAAGGTAACGGCATACTACTATGGAGGCAATCCCTCAGATGAGAAGAAACTCTTGTTTGTAGAATTACTGAGAAAGGATGGCCAGAATAAGCATGTATATTATAGCAGACCACTTGTTACCGGGTATTCATGGACAATGGAAGAGCGTTCTACTAAATTGGATGAGGTAAAACTAAAACAGATGCTGGACGCTCTTAAAACGGCACACTTCCCTGAGTCACCCACTACCACGATCGTTGGGTCATCTATTGGAAGTGGACTAGGCGGAGCAGGGTTGGGTGCTCTTACTATGTGGAAAGGACCCGCTATACTCGCAAGGCTAATAACTCGCCTGTAA
- a CDS encoding protein kinase domain containing protein (encoded by transcript BEWA_048030A), with product MYVCYSGGGRPLRLKSQLKSQIILEKIKKYHIQQVIHRISQNVDSLLAGLDDEALSTLKNKLEDAPRSRGELLALMEDSEYVSKLLGLLEGIQGGKDVVSDIKRDWELIINLSTEDYVSASKSDLETIKPVISHYRRCAKRSLEEGTEMSIDLPEKLDVDQPSDEASAVPMELRDLEDRYRVRLQNFVKIHQVGQGAYGDVWLAEDIVNKIPVALKKLKLSENREGFPKNAIREILLLNTLKHKNIVNLLGIAYSTNTRRSRTPKSDEIIMDGETLKKDDEIKRKDETKKQKADQSETYNVWMVFEYLPLDLSGYIEALKEKNKHQGFILSLPEIKSIMFQILQALAYIHKQSIVHRDLKTANILMNLDGQVKIADFGLARQMPYLPSGLTNRVVTLWYRSPELLLGDVQYSYSVDIWSVGCILCELVAGSHLFAADKEYTILRLIAEHLGIPNEATMRYFRALPLYSDIHSNPLHPDKIGSIPSRAAEFESTFRTKLGSAGYDLLRKLLDYNPTTRISAESALRHPFFKETSIHAVDRSIKVAHSFMKRKQGGHGARKKDYVKYAKIGNIREIKRKQAMKKL from the coding sequence ATGTACGTCTGCTACAGCGGCGGCGGCCGCCCCTTGAGGCTTAAATCTCAACTCAAATCGCAAATCATCCTCGAAAAGATAAAAAAGTACCACATACAGCAGGTTATCCACCGAATCTCCCAGAATGTCGACTCTCTACTCGCCGGGCTCGACGATGAGGCGCTGTCAACCCTGAAGAACAAGTTGGAGGATGCTCCTCGCTCCAGAGGAGAGCTTTTAGCCTTGATGGAGGACAGCGAGTACGTCTCAAAGCTCCTTGGTTTGCTAGAGGGAATCCAGGGCGGCAAGGACGTCGTCTCTGATATTAAAAGGGACTGGGAGCTTATCATTAATCTCTCCACAGAAGACTATGTATCCGCCAGCAAGTCGGATTTGGAGACCATTAAGCCCGTCATTAGTCACTACCGCAGGTGCGCCAAGAGGTCGCTGGAGGAGGGCACCGAAATGTCAATAGACCTTCCAGAGAAGCTTGATGTGGATCAGCCATCTGACGAGGCTTCGGCGGTACCCATGGAGTTGAGGGATCTGGAAGACCGGTACAGAGTTCGTCTGCAAAACTTTGTCAAGATACACCAAGTTGGCCAAGGAGCATACGGAGACGTTTGGCTAGCTGAAGATATCGTCAACAAGATACCAGTGGCACTAAAAAAGCTAAAACTTAGCGAGAATCGCGAAGGGTTCCCCAAGAATGCCATTCGGGAAATTTTGCTCCTCAATACCCTAAAGCATAAAAATATAGTAAACCTGCTCGGAATCGCCTACTCCACCAATACACGTCGGTCAAGGACCCCAAAGTCGGATGAAATAATAATGGACGGTGAGACTCTGaaaaaggatgatgaaattaaaagGAAAGACGAGACAAAAAAGCAAAAGGCGGACCAATCGGAGACTTACAATGTATGGATGGTATTCGAGTATCTTCCGCTGGATTTGAGCGGATATATAGAGGCCTTAAAGGAGAAAAACAAGCACCAAGGCTTCATACTGAGCTTGCCAGAAATAAAGTCTATAAtgttccagattcttcaagCGCTTGCATACATCCACAAGCAATCAATAGTGCATAGGGATCTCAAAACTGCAAACATTCTCATGAACCTTGATGGACAGGTAAAGATTGCAGACTTTGGGTTGGCACGCCAGATGCCATACCTTCCCTCTGGACTCACGAATCGCGTGGTTACGCTCTGGTATAGATCACCAGAGCTCCTACTCGGAGATGTGCAATATTCCTACTCTGTGGATATATGGAGTGTCGGTTGTATTTTGTGTGAACTCGTGGCCGGTAGTCATTTGTTTGCAGCAGATAAGGAATACACGATACTTCGTCTGATTGCTGAACATTTAGGAATTCCAAACGAAGCCACCATGAGATATTTTAGAGCGCTTCCCCTATACTCTGATATACACTCCAACCCTTTACATCCAGATAAAATTGGAAGCATACCCTCAAGAGCTGCAGAGTTTGAATCCACATTTAGAACAAAGTTGGGAAGCGCCGGGTACGATTTACTGCGCAAGCTACTCGACTACAATCCTACCACTAGGATCTCCGCAGAGTCTGCACTACGACATCCATTTTTCAAGGAAACGAGCATACACGCTGTAGACAGAAGCATCAAGGTTGCGCATAGCTTCATGAAGAGGAAACAAGGTGGTCATGGTGCACGCAAGAAGGATTATGTAAAGTATGCAAAGATTGGAAACATACGAGAGATCAAGAGGAAACAAGCCATGAAGAAGCTTTAA
- a CDS encoding hypothetical protein (encoded by transcript BEWA_048060A): MVINDFIYLEIDKRCNGKCNCTEKIGDFDAKREDVISDVIGFNKYSHKLKDEQTFTLNRRLGKNEQLENEVQHVKSVAVYYWDGDPGYTKPLLLEVKTGSNTQYYYRYEEGESEALGNATIWKYVQGDHKLQDRLDDRNCGRNGAVPLNLQNLTSDKCFISSSCLKKERNIAESIYQSPKGPPGGEYTVKEYTINGGAKISRVTHGKQNVDGIDLTKNGISKVRVYSQGNVGSTNPPLMLQFIPKGGTEESKWFYSTNRDGNNWESVDEEKSEAFYDTGHQPQEALTTGLDDVRCFRDSEVTINLTKSISEGDQPYCCHYHGTSGMVSVTPVTVSCTNPSHRTSHLTAYKHSISGDSLKLAGIKFYLNGDNAGNTPRTRIILNTQRFPISSPVSIYAFYCTGNDPLLIYVDSSQANVKGWYKKGDYGGQSWIKLNTELGDTTPDNFSTLNCGQWKALREVLTGFGCADLKECPPDNSSIWVKLFGGGGASAVGTGGAAYGGWYAWVNYFLDPLVRLI; this comes from the coding sequence ATGGTGATAAATGACTTTATCTATCTTGAGATAGATAAAAGGTGTAATGGAAAGTGTAATTGTACCGAAAAGATAGGTGATTTTGACGCGAAAAGGGAGGATGTTATCTCAGATGTCATTGGCTTTAACAAATATAGTCACAAACTAAAGGATGAACAAACATTTACTCTAAATAGAAGACTTGGTAAAAATGAGCAACTAGAAAATGAAGTTCAACATGTTAAGAGTGTTGCTGTTTATTACTGGGATGGAGATCCAGGATACACAAAACCCCTTCTCCTGGAGGTAAAAACTGGCAGTAATACGCAGTACTACTACAGATATGAAGAAGGAGAGAGTGAGGCACTTGGCAATGCAACAATTTGGAAATACGTTCAAGGTGATCACAAACTACAAGACAGACTTGATGATAGAAACTGTGGTAGAAATGGAGCTGTTCCTCTAAATCTACAGAATCTCACGTCAGACAAATGTTTTATAAGTTCCAGTTGTCTAAAGAAGGAAAGAAATATCGCAGAATCCATCTATCAATCTCCAAAAGGTCCTCCCGGAGGTGAATACACTGTTAAGGAGTACACTATTAATGGTGGAGCAAAAATCTCCAGAGTTACACATGGTAAACAAAATGTTGATGGTATTGATCTTACTAAGAATGGGATATCCAAGGTTAGAGTATACTCACAAGGAAATGTAGGTAGTACAAATCCTCCCCTAATGCTTCAGTTTATACCAAAGGGTGGAACAGAAGAATCTAAGTGGTTCTATAGCACAAACAGAGACGGTAATAACTGGGAAAGtgttgatgaagaaaagtCGGAGGCCTTTTATGATACTGGACACCAGCCACAAGAGGCACTTACAACTGGACTTGATGATGTTAGGTGTTTTCGTGACAGTGAGGTTACTATTAATCTTACAAAGAGTATATCTGAAGGAGATCAGCCATACTGTTGTCATTACCACGGTACTAGCGGTATGGTCTCTGTTACTCCTGTCACAGTTTCTTGTACAAACCCTAGTCACAGAACAAGTCACCTTACAGCTTATAAACATTCCATTTCTGGTGATAGTTTGAAGCTTGCTGGTATTAAGTTCTATCTCAATGGTGATAATGCTGGTAATACTCCTAGGACGAGGATAATCTTAAACACACAAAGATTTCCCATATCTAGTCCTGTTAGTATTTATGCCTTTTATTGTACAGGGAATGATCCACTTCTCATCTATGTTGATTCATCCCAAGCTAATGTTAAGGGATGGTACAAGAAAGGTGACTATGGCGGTCAATCATGGATTAAACTTAATACAGAACTCGGTGATACTACACCTGATAATTTCAGTACTCTAAACTGTGGACAATGGAAGGCACTCAGAGAAGTACTGACGGGTTTTGGCTGTGCTGACTTGAAAGAATGTCCTCCTGACAACTCTTCTATTTGGGTTAAACTCTTTGGAGGTGGCGGTGCCTCAGCCGTTGGCACAGGAGGTGCAGCCTATGGTGGTTGGTATGCCTGGGTCAATTACTTTCTTGACCCTCTCGTACGCttaatataa
- a CDS encoding hypothetical protein (encoded by transcript BEWA_048040A), which yields MKIIALLLLAFVYKGGFSINTPVELASVSHATYLELSPLERLNLVGFTLDVSNNYGDERFKVYNFVLDGIQTRLVIPQNENYIGKITDGNDVIWEPEGKEKGLQANIYLGNDVPAILDLTTSARGGFGRALFVKDGNVWLPKTEETERMYNVVSWNLRKIARSPLAFNIDLSIDRDTERCAVVNFDIKGVVTRMHIPKYGFRAHGVYYGKEEVWRCSSSKDYVGWIPSKFRATFAKVHFKNGKPHLAHVIVRRLDDTAVSYYYVWQRMEWKENEELFVTELDELIRESKKALSLKSLHNYIARMDFDTFLEPVDQDEYAPYSQYTHLVDNQTFNLFEFERDGAIILHCVPKEGVRVNTFFHGNNRVWKGKEGEYCLSATIYHDSENAVTVMIKYAYDETVSNCFCNLKDKGWTCVNKEEHQAAISSIKVSDKAVKSKLKGQMSRANKSRYYPKRSDNLSIHDLTVPITLDIAKPDKIHMDIKTTNSDGLKTTYYYQLGKLYFNEVKDNSTSIWKAGDGETCPLVYKTTRNDKQFLTILVKKADESNILSYENVGNLKAREWKFVEQQDDDDEREVVEPKQELLVFKTADLNIADVDQSLFDTFEDYEDKVHLKKFTAKTEEQIGRIVDKDAQIWKSELPGERCTLATVYYDGKEPKLVYLVASGFLGSAGINFYKRGSKWIRVSKEDYNRVLSRMKDIPYMPEQHHADLDINYIDSKLFAVDEAVEDGILVKEFTVRHGYILTDIFQSSVPIWEGGKGESCTSALVYYDGFTAIAATIHFVNGYGNKFVKYLVHEGKKWVHVDKEEHQKLLIGLRERLVGVDRVFPFHSLRFKAYSESDLSSLGKRRKKKVDLV from the coding sequence atgaagataatcGCACTTCTACTATTGGCTTTTGTATACAAGGGTGGATTTAGTATCAACACTCCCGTGGAATTGGCCTCCGTATCGCACGCAACATATCTGGAACTCAGCCCTTTGGAAAGGCTCAATCTCGTCGGATTCACCCTTGACGTCTCGAACAATTATGGAGACGAACGTTTCAAAGTCTATAACTTTGTTCTCGACGGTATACAAACTAGACTTGTCATTCCTCAGAACGAGAATTACATTGGAAAAATAACAGATGGGAACGACGTAATTTGGGAACCtgaaggaaaagaaaaaggcCTTCAAGCCAACATTTACTTGGGAAATGATGTTCCCGCAATATTGGATTTAACCACGTCCGCTCGAGGCGGTTTTGGAAGGGCTCTCTTTGTTAAGGACGGCAATGTTTGGCTCCCAAAGACGGAGGAAACTGAAAGAATGTATAATGTAGTTAGCTGGAATCTGAGGAAAATCGCACGTTCCCCTCTAGCATTCAACATTGATCTCTCAATCGACAGAGACACCGAAAGATGTGCCGTTGTAAACTTTGACATAAAGGGCGTTGTAACACGCATGCATATCCCAAAGTACGGATTTCGCGCCCATGGAGTTTACtatggaaaagaagaggtttGGAGATGCTCGTCCTCCAAAGATTACGTTGGTTGGATTCCAAGCAAGTTTAGGGCAACGTTTGCCAAGGTGCACTTTAAGAACGGAAAACCACACCTTGCCCACGTAATTGTCAGGAGGTTGGATGACACTGCTGTGAGTTACTATTACGTATGGCAGAGAATGgaatggaaggaaaatGAAGAGCTTTTCGTTACGGAATTGGATGAATTGATCAGGGAATCGAAAAAGGCCCTTTCACTCAAATCCTTACACAACTACATTGCAAGAATGGATTTTGACACATTTTTGGAACCAGTTGATCAGGATGAATATGCTCCATATTCTCAATATACCCATCTTGTTGACAATCAGACATTCAATCTGTTTGAGTTTGAAAGGGATGGCGCAATAATTTTGCACTGCGTACCCAAAGAAGGCGTTCGTGTAAatacattcttccatgGAAATAACCGTGTATGGAAAGGTAAAGAAGGTGAATATTGCCTTTCGGCAACCATTTACCACGACAGCGAAAATGCTGTGACTGTCATGATAAAATATGCATACGACGAGACAGTTTCAAACTGTTTCTGCAACCTAAAGGATAAAGGGTGGACTTGTGTAAACAAGGAGGAACACCAAGCTGCTATCAGCTCCATCAAAGTCTCTGACAAGGCTGTAAAGTCAAAGCTAAAGGGACAAATGAGCAGAGCAAATAAATCCAGGTATTATCCAAAGAGGTCTGACAATCTCTCTATACATGATCTCACAGTTCCAATCACCCTGGACATTGCAAAACCAGACAAAATTCACATGGATATTAAAACGACGAATAGTGATGGTCTAAAGACCACGTATTACTATCAGCTCGGAAAACTATACTTTAATGAAGTTAAGGATAATTCCACTAGTATATGGAAGGCTGGAGACGGTGAAACATGTCCACTTGTTTACAAAACGACGAGAAATGATAAACAGTTCCTTACCATACTTGTCAAGAAAGCAGATGAATCCAACATCCTCTCCTACGAAAACGTTGGTAATTTAAAGGCAAGGGAATGGAAGTTTGTGGAACAACAAGATGACGATGATGAGAGGGAAGTTGTTGAACCAAAACAAGAACTTCTCGTCTTCAAGACCGCTGACTTGAATATCGCCGATGTGGATCAATCACTCTTTGACACCTTTGAGGATTATGAAGACAAGGTCCATTTGAAAAAGTTCACAGCAAAGACTGAAGAACAAATTGGAAGAATTGTGGACAAAGATGCCCAAATTTGGAAGTCTGAACTGCCAGGCGAACGCTGTACATTGGCTACAGTCTACTATGACGGCAAAGAACCGAAACTGGTTTACCTGGTAGCAAGTGGTTTTCTAGGTAGCGCTGGAATCAACTTTTACAAGAGAGGCAGCAAATGGATTAGGGTCTCCAAGGAGGATTACAATAGGGTCTTGTCCAGAATGAAAGACATTCCTTACATGCCGGAACAGCATCACGCTGACTTGGATATAAATTATATTGACTCCAAACTATTTGCCGTTGACGAGGCAGTGGAGGACGGCATATTGGTCAAGGAATTCACCGTACGACACGGCTACATTCTTACGGATATATTCCAGTCAAGCGTCCCAATTTGGGAAGGAGGCAAGGGCGAATCATGCACATCAGCACTGGTTTATTATGATGGTTTTACTGCCATTGCTGCTACCATTCATTTTGTCAATGGATACGGCAACAAGTTTGTAAAGTACCTTGTCCATGAAGGTAAGAAATGGGTACACGTGGATAAGGAAGAGCATCAAAAGCTGCTGATCGGATTAAGAGAAAGACTTGTTGGAGTGGACCGCGTGTTCCCATTCCATTCACTTCGCTTCAAGGCCTATAGTGAATCTGATTTATCGAGTCTAGGCAAGCGCCGCAAAAAGAAGGTTGATCTTGTGTAA